The following are encoded in a window of Rhizobium sp. 11515TR genomic DNA:
- the addB gene encoding double-strand break repair protein AddB: MAGGHRQRILTIPAGLPFLKTLATALCDGRLTEHFRHDPADPLSLAKVSIFLPTRRAARVLRSEFVDLLGGRSAILPVVRPLGETDDDSGYFEEALPETADLAQPLANTARLLELARLILAWRNKLPQIVRDIHSDSPLVAPASPADAIWLARNLAELIDSLETEDREWSELANLSAEDHALWWQLTAEFLAIASAFWPARLEELGKSSPARNRNAILRAEAQRISTMRHPGPVIIAGSTGSVPATAELIAAVAALPQGVIVLPGLDLAMPEEDWQLVAPETSIGERADPTTRSHPQYGLSLLLKRLRVTRRDVEPIADASETMQMRAQILSRALAPAKATSGWGSWRKTLTPDAIPDAFADVALIEAANEREEATAIAIALRLALDKPGRNGGESQAALITPDRNLARRVTAELARFGITADDSAGTPLNATPQGTLLQLLLEASLRPGDPVAVVSLLKHPLALFGLPAEIRQPGVDALEILALRGGVDNIDIGRLEALLDDRVAEQTNDRHAPQWRKALPAEAIEHARALAQRVTAACEPLVSALSLPASESLLTLSDWAERTGRALEAAAVDERGSLAGLWSGEAGDTLASLLRDVIETEGQFEADGVQWIDIVAALCVGQAVKPRALSHPRLFIFGTLEARLQSVDTLILGGLNEGSWPGQTANNPFISRSMKTEIGLEPPERRIGQLAHDFEMANGTRDLIYSRALRQGSTPTVASRWLQRLIALGGKELEEAMKARGDQYRHWAGMIDEGENQAPALRPAPKPPAELQPKSYSFSEVGRLRRDPYSIYARRVLRLDPVDPFNRDPGPAERGTLYHKIIDRFVREGHLAGTPDAALAMDHIIAELFDAEKLPVHIDSVWRPRFREVARAFLDWEAERRPLVRKTATEVPAGVEIEPIGIRLTGVADRIDIKNDKGADLIDYKTGYNPSPPQARALLDPQLALEAYALKAGAFRNIDALIPENLLYVRLRPGDRFKVDQVNNEHSSRGGKTETKSAMDLAQESMDQLVKFVSLLQSGEKGFSSRLIPAQQFEYGGDYDHLARVSEWSTAETEQEGGGDE; the protein is encoded by the coding sequence ATGGCAGGCGGACACCGGCAGCGCATTCTGACGATTCCGGCGGGCCTACCCTTCCTGAAAACGTTGGCGACGGCGCTCTGCGACGGGCGGCTGACTGAGCATTTTCGCCATGATCCGGCCGATCCGCTGTCGCTTGCCAAGGTCAGTATCTTTCTGCCGACGCGACGCGCAGCGCGCGTGCTGCGCTCGGAATTCGTCGATCTACTCGGCGGCCGCTCCGCCATCCTGCCCGTCGTCCGCCCGCTTGGCGAAACCGATGACGACAGCGGCTATTTCGAAGAAGCCCTGCCGGAAACGGCCGATCTGGCGCAACCGCTCGCCAATACGGCACGACTGCTGGAGCTGGCACGGCTGATCCTTGCCTGGCGTAACAAGCTGCCGCAGATCGTGCGTGATATTCATTCCGATTCGCCGCTGGTAGCGCCGGCAAGCCCGGCGGATGCCATATGGCTCGCCCGCAATCTCGCCGAACTCATCGATTCGCTGGAGACGGAGGATCGCGAATGGAGCGAGCTTGCCAATCTCAGCGCGGAGGATCATGCGCTCTGGTGGCAGCTGACAGCAGAATTCCTGGCGATCGCCAGCGCCTTCTGGCCGGCGCGCCTCGAAGAGCTTGGCAAATCGTCACCTGCCCGCAACCGCAATGCCATTCTGCGTGCCGAAGCGCAGCGCATATCCACGATGCGGCACCCGGGGCCGGTTATCATAGCAGGCTCGACGGGCTCGGTGCCGGCCACGGCGGAGCTGATCGCAGCGGTCGCAGCCCTGCCACAGGGCGTAATCGTGCTGCCCGGCCTCGATCTTGCGATGCCAGAAGAGGATTGGCAGCTGGTGGCGCCAGAAACATCGATCGGTGAAAGAGCCGATCCGACCACGCGCAGCCATCCGCAATATGGTCTTTCGCTATTGCTGAAGCGGTTGCGCGTTACCCGGCGCGATGTCGAACCCATAGCAGATGCGTCTGAAACCATGCAGATGCGGGCGCAGATCCTGTCACGGGCGCTGGCGCCGGCCAAGGCGACAAGTGGTTGGGGAAGCTGGCGCAAGACGCTCACTCCTGATGCGATCCCGGATGCATTCGCCGATGTGGCGCTGATCGAAGCGGCTAATGAGCGCGAGGAGGCCACCGCGATCGCCATCGCCTTGCGGCTGGCTTTGGACAAGCCGGGGCGCAACGGCGGTGAAAGCCAGGCGGCCTTGATCACGCCTGATCGCAATCTCGCCCGGCGCGTGACGGCTGAGCTCGCCCGTTTCGGCATCACTGCCGACGATTCGGCCGGCACGCCGCTGAACGCCACGCCACAGGGCACGTTGCTGCAATTGCTGCTGGAAGCATCCCTTCGCCCCGGCGATCCCGTTGCCGTTGTCTCACTGCTGAAACATCCCCTCGCCTTGTTCGGCCTGCCTGCGGAGATCCGTCAGCCCGGCGTCGATGCGCTGGAGATTTTGGCGCTCAGGGGCGGCGTCGACAACATCGACATCGGCAGGCTGGAAGCCCTGCTCGACGACCGCGTGGCGGAGCAGACCAATGACCGCCATGCGCCGCAATGGCGCAAAGCGCTGCCGGCTGAGGCCATCGAGCATGCGCGGGCGCTTGCCCAGCGAGTGACGGCGGCCTGCGAACCGCTGGTATCGGCGCTGTCCCTGCCCGCGTCAGAGAGCCTCCTAACACTTTCGGACTGGGCCGAGCGTACGGGCCGTGCCCTTGAAGCCGCGGCCGTTGACGAGCGCGGCAGCCTGGCGGGCCTCTGGTCCGGTGAGGCCGGGGATACGCTTGCCAGCCTCCTTCGGGATGTCATCGAAACCGAAGGTCAGTTCGAGGCAGATGGGGTGCAGTGGATCGACATCGTGGCTGCGCTCTGCGTGGGCCAAGCGGTGAAGCCGCGGGCGCTCAGCCATCCCCGTCTCTTCATCTTCGGCACACTGGAAGCGCGCTTGCAGAGCGTCGATACGCTGATCCTTGGAGGGTTGAACGAGGGTTCCTGGCCGGGGCAAACGGCAAACAATCCCTTCATTTCGCGCAGCATGAAGACCGAGATCGGACTAGAGCCGCCGGAGCGCCGTATCGGCCAGCTTGCCCACGATTTCGAAATGGCGAACGGAACGCGCGACCTGATCTATTCCCGCGCTCTCCGCCAGGGTTCGACGCCGACGGTCGCCTCACGCTGGCTGCAGCGGCTGATCGCACTCGGCGGCAAGGAACTGGAAGAGGCCATGAAGGCACGCGGCGACCAGTATCGCCATTGGGCAGGAATGATCGACGAGGGCGAAAACCAAGCTCCGGCGCTGCGCCCGGCACCAAAGCCGCCTGCAGAGCTGCAGCCGAAGAGCTATTCCTTCAGCGAAGTGGGCCGGCTGCGGCGCGATCCCTACTCCATCTATGCCCGGCGCGTGCTGCGGCTCGATCCGGTCGATCCGTTCAACCGCGATCCCGGCCCAGCCGAACGTGGTACGCTCTATCACAAGATCATCGATCGCTTCGTCCGCGAAGGGCATCTGGCCGGCACGCCCGATGCGGCACTGGCGATGGATCACATCATCGCGGAGCTTTTCGATGCCGAAAAGCTGCCCGTCCACATCGACAGCGTTTGGCGGCCACGCTTTCGCGAAGTCGCGCGCGCCTTCCTTGACTGGGAAGCAGAACGACGGCCGTTGGTTCGCAAAACTGCGACGGAAGTGCCGGCCGGCGTCGAGATCGAGCCCATCGGCATTCGGTTGACGGGCGTTGCCGACCGCATCGACATCAAAAACGACAAGGGCGCCGATCTCATCGACTACAAGACCGGCTACAATCCCTCGCCGCCACAGGCGCGCGCGCTGCTCGATCCGCAGCTGGCACTGGAAGCCTATGCGCTGAAGGCAGGCGCCTTCCGCAATATCGACGCACTGATCCCCGAGAACCTGCTTTATGTGCGGCTGCGGCCCGGCGATCGCTTCAAGGTCGATCAGGTCAACAACGAGCATTCCAGCCGCGGCGGCAAGACGGAAACGAAGTCGGCTATGGATCTCGCGCAGGAGTCGATGGACCAGCTGGTGAAGTTCGTCTCGCTGCTGCAATCGGGCGAGAAGGGCTTCTCCTCGCGGCTGATCCCGGCACAGCAGTTCGAATATGGCGGCGACTACGATCACCTCGCCCGTGTCTCGGAATGGTCGACGGCCGAGACCGAGCAGGAAGGTGGCGGCGATGAGTGA
- a CDS encoding nucleotidyltransferase family protein yields MTIKQAMVLAAGLGTRMRPITDAIPKPLVKIAGKAMIDYALDALAKAGVEQAVVNVHHHADQMEAHLRSYDKLDILISDERDALMNNGGGLAKGLKLLGREPVFVMNSDLFWIGERESQPTNLERLAGFFDIERMDFAMLCVALDKTTGHNGKNDFSMADDGALSRYSGVVGNGVVYAGTLVIDPSFLDDAPDDAFNINTYYDKAIARGRLYGTMLDGHWLTVGTPEAVGEAEETIRNFRAFA; encoded by the coding sequence ATGACCATCAAGCAAGCCATGGTATTGGCCGCGGGGCTCGGAACCCGCATGCGGCCGATCACCGACGCCATTCCGAAGCCACTGGTGAAGATCGCCGGCAAGGCCATGATCGACTATGCGTTGGATGCGCTGGCGAAAGCCGGGGTCGAGCAGGCCGTCGTCAACGTCCATCACCATGCCGACCAGATGGAAGCGCATCTGCGTAGCTACGACAAACTCGACATCCTGATATCGGACGAACGGGATGCGCTGATGAACAATGGCGGCGGATTGGCCAAGGGATTGAAGCTGCTCGGCCGTGAGCCGGTTTTTGTCATGAACTCCGATCTCTTCTGGATCGGGGAGAGAGAAAGCCAGCCGACGAATCTCGAACGTTTAGCCGGATTCTTTGATATTGAGCGAATGGACTTTGCCATGCTCTGCGTGGCGCTGGACAAGACGACGGGCCATAACGGCAAGAATGATTTCAGCATGGCTGACGATGGCGCGCTGTCGCGCTATAGCGGCGTTGTCGGCAACGGTGTGGTCTATGCGGGCACGCTGGTCATCGACCCTTCTTTTCTTGATGACGCGCCAGACGACGCCTTCAACATCAACACATATTACGATAAGGCCATTGCCAGAGGCCGGCTCTATGGCACGATGCTCGACGGTCATTGGCTGACTGTCGGCACGCCGGAAGCAGTCGGCGAGGCGGAGGAAACGATCCGGAATTTCCGGGCGTTTGCGTGA
- the tsaE gene encoding tRNA (adenosine(37)-N6)-threonylcarbamoyltransferase complex ATPase subunit type 1 TsaE yields the protein MTASDNSISLFLADDAATAQLGEDLALALKVGDCLALSGDLGAGKSSLARALLRAMADDAELDVPSPTFTLVQSYELRIPVSHFDLYRLGDPSELMELGFDEALQTGICLVEWPEMAEGELPKERIELKLTHEGEGRRAVITAPAKQIARIERVLAIRAFLDSHGYRRAHRRFLTGDASLRAYESIYPKDGSGRVILMDWPRLPEGPPVLDGKPYPKVAHLAWDAYPFVAIANILSENGFAAPEVFAADYDQGILLIEDLGTDGVVDAGGKPIAERYRASVACLAHLHGLSILRDIPVTPDHIHHIPDFDRTAMKMEARLLLDWHLPWKRGTPASDEERASYLAIWDKLIDQLEDVEKNLLLRDMHSPNIIWRAAEKGIQRIGLIDFQDAMIGPTSYDVASLVQDARVTIERDLHDQLMADYLVLRHAQGGFDEAKFLKSWAIMSAQRNCKLAGLWVRLLQRDGKPGYLKHMPRTLAYLAIAFEHEALAPLREWCEKAGIGRA from the coding sequence ATGACAGCCTCCGACAACAGCATTTCCCTTTTCCTCGCAGATGATGCCGCCACGGCGCAGCTCGGCGAGGATCTGGCGCTGGCCCTGAAGGTCGGCGACTGTCTGGCACTATCAGGCGATCTCGGCGCGGGGAAATCCTCGCTGGCACGCGCGCTGCTACGCGCCATGGCCGACGACGCCGAACTCGACGTGCCAAGCCCGACCTTTACCCTCGTCCAATCCTACGAGCTGCGCATCCCCGTCTCGCATTTCGATCTCTATCGCCTCGGCGATCCCAGCGAATTGATGGAACTCGGATTCGACGAAGCCCTGCAGACCGGCATTTGCCTCGTCGAATGGCCTGAGATGGCCGAGGGCGAACTGCCGAAAGAGCGCATCGAGCTGAAGCTGACGCATGAAGGCGAAGGACGGCGCGCCGTCATCACGGCACCGGCCAAGCAGATCGCACGCATCGAGCGCGTATTGGCTATACGCGCCTTTCTCGATTCACATGGCTATCGCCGTGCCCACAGGCGCTTCCTCACGGGCGATGCCTCGCTGCGTGCCTATGAGTCCATCTATCCAAAGGATGGCAGCGGCCGCGTGATCCTGATGGATTGGCCGCGCCTCCCGGAAGGGCCGCCGGTGCTCGACGGCAAGCCCTATCCGAAGGTCGCGCATCTGGCTTGGGATGCCTATCCCTTCGTTGCGATCGCCAATATCCTCAGCGAAAACGGCTTTGCCGCCCCGGAAGTCTTTGCCGCCGATTACGACCAGGGCATTCTTCTGATCGAAGATCTCGGCACCGATGGCGTGGTCGACGCCGGAGGAAAGCCTATTGCCGAGCGCTATCGCGCCAGTGTCGCCTGCCTTGCGCATCTGCACGGTCTTTCCATTCTCCGCGACATTCCGGTCACGCCGGATCACATCCATCACATTCCGGATTTCGACCGGACCGCCATGAAGATGGAAGCGCGGCTGCTGCTCGATTGGCATCTGCCCTGGAAGCGCGGCACGCCGGCAAGCGATGAGGAACGAGCCAGCTACCTGGCGATCTGGGACAAGCTGATCGATCAGCTCGAGGACGTGGAAAAGAACCTGCTGCTACGCGACATGCATTCGCCAAACATCATCTGGCGGGCGGCGGAAAAGGGCATCCAGCGTATAGGCCTCATCGATTTCCAGGATGCGATGATCGGGCCGACCTCCTATGACGTCGCCTCGCTAGTGCAAGATGCGCGCGTGACGATCGAGCGCGATCTGCATGACCAATTGATGGCTGACTATCTTGTACTTCGCCATGCCCAGGGCGGCTTCGACGAGGCGAAATTCCTGAAGAGCTGGGCGATCATGTCGGCACAGCGCAATTGCAAGCTCGCCGGCCTCTGGGTGCGGCTCTTGCAGCGTGACGGCAAGCCCGGATATCTGAAGCATATGCCGCGCACGCTCGCCTACCTCGCCATCGCCTTCGAGCACGAAGCGCTCGCGCCTCTGCGCGAATGGTGCGAGAAAGCTGGGATCGGCCGGGCATAA
- a CDS encoding PAS domain-containing sensor histidine kinase produces MTGLAGPVLAQSNDAAQANMRLFTSSEMAVFSVIIGVISAALLSTMWMVRQRGNMESESREIRTALSDANQRISQYQALIADKNRRIVIWDGPNARPELLGQLPVETGAPQDNEFLAFGRWLKSWSAGELDKAIDTLRSSGQSFDMVVETNRDEILEAQGRISGGRAFVRFIALNNLRAELAELKIERDRLMTSISTFQNLLDAIDLPVWQRDAEGKLTWVNQAYGEAVEAVSTDEAVREGREFLTTVTRERIRAAATPESPFHDKISTVVHGNRTFFDVVDVKAPNGSAGIAIDVSEAEGVRAELARTLKSHAETLDHLATPVAIFDGDRRLQFYNQAFVQLWELDIAFLEKRPDNSELLDRLRSAKKLPEQLNWKTWKDGVLSVYRALDTQTDLWHLPNGQILRVFATAHPQGGATWVFENLTEQVDLETRYNTLVKVQGETIDHLSEGVAVFGPDGRIRLSNPAFRILWNITEAQAKPGTHIQALAEACVPSYDRADGWKRFAEQITSFDDERPSSQGTLELYSNLVLDYAVIPLPNAQTMLTFVNKTDSVRAERALTEKNEALLKADELKNDFVQHVSYELRSPLTNIIGFTDLLKTPGIGSLNERQAEYIDHISTSSSVLLTLVNDILDLATLDAGIMRLNYSEIMLNDLLDEVSMQIADRLQESGVMLEITVPAHLGSIVADQQRLKQILLKLLTNAANFAPEGSTISLKCGREGTDFVFSVSDKGPGIPEDLINTVFNRFASGGKGGKRSGAGLGLSIVESFVSLHEGEVSIESQPGKGTTVTCRIPSAELPHSVAAE; encoded by the coding sequence ATGACCGGCCTGGCAGGTCCCGTTCTCGCTCAGAGCAATGATGCCGCGCAGGCGAACATGCGCCTCTTCACCTCTTCGGAAATGGCCGTCTTCTCCGTCATTATCGGCGTGATCTCTGCCGCACTCCTCTCGACCATGTGGATGGTCCGGCAGCGCGGCAACATGGAAAGCGAGAGCCGCGAGATCCGTACGGCCCTTTCAGACGCCAACCAGCGTATTTCGCAATATCAGGCGCTGATTGCCGACAAGAACCGCCGCATCGTCATCTGGGACGGTCCGAATGCGCGGCCCGAACTGCTCGGTCAGCTTCCGGTCGAGACCGGCGCGCCACAAGACAATGAATTCCTCGCCTTCGGCCGCTGGCTGAAATCATGGTCGGCCGGCGAGCTTGACAAGGCGATCGACACGCTGCGCAGCAGCGGCCAGAGCTTCGACATGGTGGTCGAGACCAACCGTGACGAAATTCTGGAGGCACAGGGCCGTATTTCCGGCGGGCGCGCCTTCGTCCGCTTCATCGCGCTCAACAATCTGCGCGCCGAACTCGCCGAGCTGAAGATCGAGCGCGACCGGCTGATGACCTCGATCTCCACCTTCCAAAATCTGCTCGATGCCATCGACCTGCCGGTCTGGCAGCGCGATGCGGAAGGCAAGCTCACCTGGGTCAATCAGGCCTATGGCGAGGCCGTGGAAGCGGTTTCGACCGATGAGGCCGTGCGAGAGGGACGGGAATTCCTGACGACCGTGACCCGCGAGCGCATTCGCGCCGCGGCCACGCCGGAGTCGCCGTTCCACGACAAGATTTCGACCGTGGTGCATGGCAACCGCACCTTCTTCGACGTCGTCGATGTGAAGGCTCCGAACGGTTCCGCCGGCATCGCCATCGACGTCTCCGAGGCGGAAGGCGTTCGGGCGGAACTCGCACGCACGCTGAAGAGCCACGCCGAAACGCTCGATCATCTGGCAACGCCGGTTGCGATCTTCGACGGCGATCGGCGGCTGCAATTCTACAATCAGGCTTTCGTCCAGCTCTGGGAACTCGACATCGCATTCCTTGAAAAGCGACCCGACAACAGCGAGCTTCTGGACAGGCTACGCAGCGCCAAAAAGCTGCCCGAGCAGCTGAACTGGAAGACATGGAAGGACGGCGTTCTTTCAGTCTATCGCGCACTCGATACGCAGACCGATCTCTGGCATCTGCCCAACGGCCAGATTCTCCGGGTTTTCGCTACGGCACATCCTCAAGGGGGTGCGACCTGGGTGTTCGAGAACCTGACCGAACAGGTCGATCTCGAAACCCGTTACAACACGCTGGTCAAGGTCCAGGGCGAAACCATCGATCATCTCTCCGAAGGCGTCGCCGTTTTCGGCCCAGATGGCCGCATCCGCCTGTCGAACCCGGCTTTCCGCATTCTCTGGAACATCACGGAGGCGCAGGCGAAGCCCGGCACGCATATCCAGGCGCTGGCCGAAGCTTGCGTGCCCTCCTATGACAGGGCGGATGGCTGGAAACGGTTTGCCGAGCAGATCACCAGTTTCGACGACGAGCGGCCGTCGTCGCAGGGCACACTGGAACTTTACTCCAATCTGGTGCTCGACTACGCAGTCATTCCGCTGCCGAACGCACAGACCATGCTGACCTTCGTCAACAAGACCGACAGCGTGCGCGCTGAGCGCGCCCTGACCGAAAAGAACGAAGCGCTGCTGAAGGCGGACGAACTAAAGAACGATTTCGTCCAGCACGTCTCCTACGAGCTGCGTTCGCCGCTGACCAACATCATCGGCTTCACCGACCTTCTGAAGACGCCGGGCATCGGTTCTCTGAATGAGCGCCAGGCCGAATATATCGACCATATCTCCACCTCGTCTTCCGTGCTGCTGACGCTGGTCAACGACATTCTTGATCTCGCAACGCTCGATGCCGGCATCATGCGGCTGAACTATTCCGAAATCATGCTCAACGACCTGCTCGACGAAGTGTCGATGCAGATCGCCGACCGGCTGCAGGAAAGCGGCGTGATGCTTGAAATCACCGTGCCGGCTCACCTGGGCTCTATCGTTGCCGATCAGCAGCGGCTGAAGCAGATCCTGCTGAAGCTTCTGACCAATGCCGCCAATTTCGCGCCCGAGGGATCGACGATCTCGCTGAAATGCGGACGCGAAGGCACGGATTTCGTCTTCTCTGTCTCGGACAAGGGTCCAGGCATTCCCGAGGATTTGATCAACACGGTTTTCAACCGCTTCGCCTCCGGTGGCAAGGGCGGCAAACGCAGCGGTGCCGGCCTTGGCCTTTCCATCGTCGAAAGCTTCGTCAGCCTGCATGAAGGCGAGGTTTCGATCGAAAGCCAGCCGGGTAAGGGAACGACGGTCACCTGCCGGATTCCTTCGGCCGAGCTGCCTCACTCCGTCGCAGCAGAATGA